A single window of Paenibacillus sp. FSL H8-0537 DNA harbors:
- a CDS encoding alpha/beta hydrolase — MTLSQPVFNLEAQLHPYITAGNHPTGAIIICPGGAYGGLAENEGEPIALWLNTVGISAFVLEYRVSPHKHPAALYDVQQAIRHVREHAGSWNIDPNRVGVLGFSAGGHLASMAATQFDLRIPGDDETAQTSCRPDLIIACYPVISFGEYRNDPSMINLLGACPEEAFKRQLSSELRVTSQTPPAFIWHTADDQAVPVENSLLFALALSKHKIPFDLHIYESGPHGMGLATENDHVGAWKSSCVDWLKIRKFIPSAQKKT, encoded by the coding sequence ATGACATTATCTCAGCCTGTGTTTAATTTGGAGGCTCAATTGCATCCCTATATAACAGCCGGCAATCATCCAACAGGAGCCATCATCATTTGCCCTGGCGGAGCTTATGGGGGTTTAGCAGAAAACGAGGGTGAGCCAATCGCCCTTTGGCTGAATACAGTAGGCATTTCCGCTTTTGTTCTGGAATACCGCGTGTCACCACATAAGCATCCGGCTGCATTATATGATGTGCAGCAAGCAATCCGGCATGTTCGCGAACATGCCGGGAGCTGGAATATAGATCCTAATCGTGTAGGCGTTCTCGGTTTCTCAGCAGGGGGACATCTAGCTTCAATGGCAGCTACTCAGTTTGATTTGCGAATACCTGGCGATGATGAGACAGCGCAGACAAGTTGTCGTCCGGATTTGATTATTGCTTGTTATCCTGTGATCAGTTTTGGCGAATACCGTAATGATCCTTCGATGATCAATCTGCTCGGTGCTTGCCCGGAGGAAGCGTTCAAGCGGCAATTATCCTCCGAACTGCGGGTCACAAGCCAGACCCCGCCAGCCTTTATATGGCATACGGCTGATGACCAGGCTGTTCCCGTTGAGAACAGCTTGTTGTTTGCACTTGCGCTCAGTAAACATAAGATTCCATTTGATTTGCACATTTACGAGAGTGGCCCGCACGGAATGGGATTAGCGACTGAGAATGACCATGTAGGAGCATGGAAATCTTCGTGCGTAGATTGGTTGAAGATTAGGAAGTTCATTCCATCAGCTCAAAAGAAAACATAA
- a CDS encoding glycoside hydrolase family 130 protein, with the protein MKTRVLTKYANNPIMSPEQMPQEVLYTFNPGAIKFNDEYIMMMDVTTLDDIHRIWIARSHDGYKFTPDPEPVNWPAPDPDHPETCTYDPRITQISENEFIILYASDLSQNDVRIGILRTSDFVHFERVCTGSELGNRNGVLFPEKRDNLYVRFDRPFGNELNPSYMWVSYSPDLVFWGKSKPLSYEGKPFRDGYKMGAGAVPIKTDKGWLEIYHTVSQTCNGFIYRLKACLLDLEDPSRVIGYTRDYILWPEHDYEMKGRVANVVFTCNAIVEPDGTVKIYYGAADTNIGLAEGRLDDIISACV; encoded by the coding sequence ATGAAAACTAGAGTGCTGACCAAATATGCAAACAATCCAATCATGTCACCTGAACAAATGCCGCAAGAGGTGTTGTACACGTTTAATCCGGGGGCAATTAAATTTAACGATGAATACATCATGATGATGGACGTCACGACTTTGGATGACATTCATCGCATTTGGATTGCAAGAAGCCATGATGGGTATAAGTTTACTCCAGACCCTGAGCCAGTCAATTGGCCTGCTCCGGATCCGGACCATCCAGAGACCTGCACGTATGATCCGAGGATTACGCAAATAAGCGAGAACGAATTTATTATTTTATACGCCAGCGATTTATCCCAAAACGATGTGAGAATCGGCATATTGCGTACTTCCGATTTTGTCCATTTCGAACGTGTTTGTACGGGAAGCGAACTTGGCAATCGGAATGGCGTGTTATTCCCTGAGAAACGGGATAATCTTTATGTGCGTTTCGATCGTCCATTCGGAAATGAATTGAACCCCTCCTATATGTGGGTCAGTTATTCTCCTGATCTTGTATTTTGGGGAAAAAGCAAACCTCTTTCCTATGAAGGCAAGCCATTCCGAGACGGATACAAGATGGGAGCAGGCGCTGTGCCAATCAAGACCGACAAGGGCTGGCTTGAGATTTACCATACCGTATCACAGACTTGTAATGGATTTATTTACCGGCTCAAAGCTTGTTTGCTCGATCTTGAAGATCCTTCTCGCGTTATTGGCTATACAAGGGACTATATATTATGGCCGGAGCATGACTACGAAATGAAGGGTAGAGTGGCGAACGTCGTATTTACTTGTAATGCGATCGTTGAGCCAGATGGTACGGTCAAAATTTACTACGGCGCGGCGGATACGAATATTGGCCTCGCAGAGGGGCGTCTCGATGACATTATCTCAGCCTGTGTTTAA
- a CDS encoding carbohydrate ABC transporter permease, with the protein MIRTLKYISLLIAAVCILFPPYIVIVTAFKTPTEFALSAGYALPGSFFNFDNFANVLQKGNFLRSYFNISYIIILSLAGNILLGTMVAYALGRFQFKLRSLILGAYAGALVIPGITTQVATFGIIKNLGLFNTHYSMVLLSLGADVVQIYIYLQFIKNIPYELDESAYLEGASLFRIYRSIIFPLLTPATATILILRTISIYNDLYSPYLYMPSQSLGVVTTELMRFSNSYGSSWTMQSAAIILVAIPMVIFYLVLQKYIFSGVVNGAVK; encoded by the coding sequence ATGATTCGCACGCTTAAATATATCAGTCTGTTAATTGCTGCAGTCTGCATCCTGTTCCCGCCTTACATTGTGATAGTAACGGCGTTCAAGACTCCAACAGAGTTTGCGTTATCGGCGGGGTATGCACTTCCAGGCAGCTTCTTTAACTTTGATAATTTTGCAAATGTTTTGCAAAAGGGTAACTTCCTGCGTTCTTACTTTAATATTTCGTACATTATTATTCTCTCTCTCGCTGGAAATATCTTGTTAGGCACGATGGTGGCTTATGCACTAGGCAGGTTTCAGTTCAAATTGAGGTCATTGATTCTAGGGGCATATGCAGGTGCGCTTGTCATTCCTGGAATCACAACTCAGGTAGCGACCTTCGGAATCATCAAGAATTTGGGTTTGTTTAATACTCACTATTCCATGGTGCTTCTATCACTCGGCGCAGATGTTGTTCAAATTTATATTTATTTGCAATTTATTAAAAATATCCCTTATGAGCTGGATGAGAGTGCTTATTTAGAAGGAGCGTCATTGTTTCGAATTTATCGATCTATTATATTTCCGCTCCTTACGCCAGCAACAGCGACCATTCTAATCTTGCGCACGATTAGTATTTATAATGATTTGTATTCACCGTATTTGTATATGCCTTCTCAGAGTCTAGGCGTTGTCACGACTGAGCTGATGAGGTTCTCCAACAGTTATGGCTCGTCCTGGACGATGCAGTCTGCTGCTATTATTCTCGTAGCGATTCCGATGGTTATCTTTTATTTGGTTCTTCAGAAATATATTTTTTCAGGTGTAGTTAATGGAGCCGTGAAATAA
- a CDS encoding sugar ABC transporter permease, with protein MAILSLRMQKIIILWSFLIIPLLLLGVFTYYPAISLISISFTDWNGISSVKTGVGLDNYIRVFSDPKYFEIFSHNLIYFFVGFVQIGLSLYFAVILNSKLRGRNVFRAILFSPYIINSVAIAFMFTFLLNNEVGALNVVLKEIGLGSLSMNWLSDPKIINYTLAFMSTWKYMGFMMVIIIGALQSIPNDIYEAASIDGANGFQAFRFITLPSLRRILELCFFLNLNGALSAFEFPFVIFPSGSPLGMSDTFVTNTLLTSFRYSDFGLASAMGVLLMIITIILVLAQRWLLFGRDEK; from the coding sequence ATGGCTATTCTATCGTTGCGAATGCAGAAGATTATTATTCTGTGGTCGTTTCTGATTATTCCTTTGCTGCTGCTAGGTGTATTCACGTATTACCCTGCAATCAGTTTGATTTCAATAAGCTTTACGGATTGGAATGGAATTTCATCGGTAAAAACAGGAGTAGGCTTGGATAACTACATTCGGGTGTTTAGTGATCCCAAGTATTTCGAAATCTTTAGTCATAATCTGATCTACTTTTTTGTAGGCTTTGTGCAAATCGGCTTATCTCTTTATTTCGCGGTCATCTTAAACAGCAAGCTGCGCGGAAGAAATGTCTTTCGTGCGATTCTGTTCTCGCCGTATATCATTAATAGCGTAGCCATTGCATTTATGTTTACCTTTCTGTTAAACAATGAAGTCGGTGCCCTAAACGTCGTGCTGAAGGAGATCGGTCTTGGGTCTTTATCCATGAACTGGTTGAGTGATCCGAAGATTATCAACTATACGCTGGCTTTTATGTCGACGTGGAAGTACATGGGCTTTATGATGGTTATCATCATTGGTGCCCTTCAATCGATACCGAATGATATTTATGAGGCAGCAAGCATAGACGGAGCAAACGGGTTTCAGGCGTTCCGCTTCATTACACTGCCGAGCCTAAGAAGAATATTGGAATTATGCTTTTTCCTAAACCTGAATGGAGCTTTATCTGCCTTTGAATTTCCGTTTGTCATTTTCCCATCGGGTTCACCCCTCGGCATGAGTGATACCTTCGTAACGAATACACTGCTGACCTCTTTCCGCTACAGTGATTTCGGTCTAGCTTCTGCAATGGGTGTTCTGTTAATGATCATTACCATCATTCTAGTTCTAGCTCAAAGATGGCTGCTCTTCGGGAGGGATGAGAAATGA
- a CDS encoding ABC transporter substrate-binding protein, with protein sequence MGKTSMSSLLAAVLSMSLISACGGNNASNNNGQSEASTPPAESAAATETSSTSEIKGKITFAINRTDVDEKLKEYAAKFHEKYPEAEVVIEPIKDYEGTLKIRLASNEAPDVMYMNAIITPTTDLWPEFYAPIDDLGYEGKTYLPLSKFEGKAYAVSEGVYVTGVLYNKKTFAAAGIDAAPKTYDELLAALEKLKAKGILPMGSMLKSNWPLGTWETVAFANTADSNAMYEQMANEDAPYNQENPLVKGFSFVRGLVDKGYFEKDLLSSDWDILRKQMASGEVGMLYLANYGLAALEGTPAEDIGFFPLPIDNSGEPVTMMTPGWSVVINKKSKNMETAKAFYKFWIEESGYQDYTGMIPALKDMKSNNSPLAEFLANGPRIVTVLPPPDRYNQILNKSQITNPTILQEVMLNKDSNIQPIWDKYNKKWADARK encoded by the coding sequence ATGGGGAAAACATCAATGAGCAGTTTATTGGCAGCCGTTCTTTCTATGTCGTTGATTTCCGCATGTGGTGGAAACAATGCAAGCAATAATAACGGGCAATCAGAGGCGAGCACACCTCCAGCCGAGTCTGCAGCAGCAACGGAAACGTCGTCAACCAGCGAGATTAAAGGGAAGATTACCTTTGCAATCAACCGTACGGATGTAGATGAGAAGCTCAAAGAATATGCGGCGAAATTTCATGAGAAATACCCAGAAGCAGAAGTCGTGATCGAGCCTATTAAGGATTATGAAGGCACTCTAAAAATTAGGTTGGCTTCCAACGAGGCACCTGATGTCATGTACATGAATGCGATTATTACGCCAACGACCGATTTATGGCCGGAGTTTTATGCCCCTATAGACGACCTTGGATACGAAGGGAAAACGTACCTGCCGCTATCTAAATTTGAAGGAAAAGCTTATGCCGTTAGTGAAGGGGTATACGTGACAGGGGTTTTATACAATAAGAAAACATTTGCCGCAGCGGGTATTGATGCCGCTCCGAAAACCTATGATGAGCTGCTTGCTGCCTTGGAGAAGTTAAAGGCCAAGGGGATTCTACCGATGGGAAGCATGCTGAAAAGCAATTGGCCGCTTGGCACATGGGAGACGGTAGCCTTTGCGAATACAGCGGATTCCAATGCGATGTATGAGCAAATGGCTAACGAGGATGCCCCGTACAATCAAGAGAATCCATTAGTAAAAGGATTTAGTTTTGTTAGGGGTTTAGTAGATAAAGGGTATTTCGAGAAAGATCTGCTTTCCAGCGATTGGGATATTCTGAGAAAACAGATGGCTTCTGGTGAAGTAGGAATGCTTTATCTGGCTAACTACGGTTTGGCAGCTCTAGAGGGAACACCAGCAGAAGATATTGGATTTTTCCCGCTACCTATCGATAATTCTGGAGAGCCCGTCACCATGATGACACCAGGCTGGAGTGTAGTCATTAATAAGAAAAGCAAAAATATGGAGACTGCCAAAGCCTTCTACAAATTTTGGATAGAAGAGTCCGGTTACCAGGACTATACCGGCATGATTCCAGCTCTTAAGGATATGAAATCTAATAATAGTCCGCTTGCGGAGTTCCTGGCTAACGGGCCGCGCATTGTTACGGTATTGCCTCCGCCGGATCGTTACAACCAAATTTTGAACAAATCACAAATTACGAATCCAACGATCCTACAGGAAGTGATGTTGAACAAAGACAGCAACATTCAGCCTATATGGGATAAGTACAATAAAAAATGGGCAGATGCAAGAAAATAA
- a CDS encoding response regulator yields the protein MLNIAIVDDEVAILKGMTKLIGEMNANYHVQAAYNNGQEAINALNAMQSGKLDLLITDIKMPFMDGLELIKEIKIHQPDLSCLIISGFSDFEYARTAMRYGVLDYLLKPVDPDELDEKLSAILLAKQQPIRAAAVNGDEKKAIRVVKSWISDHYHLDLDMIAIAERVHLNPNYLSRLFKLETGESLTGYLIAVRMQKAKELLMEQTELKVYEVAEQIGYQDSTYFTKLFKKMNGYTPLEYRNKC from the coding sequence ATGTTAAACATTGCGATTGTGGATGATGAGGTAGCCATATTAAAAGGAATGACCAAGCTTATAGGTGAAATGAATGCAAACTATCATGTACAAGCTGCCTATAACAATGGACAAGAAGCGATAAACGCGTTAAATGCCATGCAATCAGGGAAGCTCGATCTGCTTATTACCGATATTAAAATGCCATTTATGGATGGCTTGGAGCTCATAAAGGAAATTAAAATCCATCAGCCGGATTTGTCTTGCTTGATTATTAGCGGCTTCTCGGATTTTGAGTATGCAAGGACAGCCATGCGCTACGGTGTATTAGATTATCTGCTTAAACCGGTAGACCCTGATGAGCTTGATGAGAAGCTGTCTGCTATTCTTCTAGCCAAGCAGCAGCCCATTAGAGCGGCAGCGGTAAATGGTGACGAGAAGAAAGCGATTCGCGTCGTTAAAAGCTGGATATCGGATCATTATCATTTGGATTTGGACATGATCGCTATTGCAGAACGCGTTCACTTGAATCCGAATTATCTATCTCGCTTATTTAAGCTGGAGACAGGAGAAAGCCTAACTGGTTATTTGATTGCTGTTCGAATGCAGAAGGCAAAAGAACTTCTGATGGAGCAGACTGAGCTAAAGGTATATGAAGTAGCCGAACAAATTGGATATCAGGATTCTACGTACTTCACAAAGCTATTCAAGAAAATGAACGGCTACACGCCGTTGGAATATCGGAATAAATGCTGA
- a CDS encoding sensor histidine kinase, translating to MHKIKFKFSSLGMSKKLVIIFVFMLIIPITISALVSYNYYRKSIEQNTADYVSQTSLEVLNRIEDYIEDMRMITKIPMYSSELQSYIASPENGIEKDSRIDFFIRLMSDMKKGTNAVYIFDNYGNTFYRNSLNGNNKEIATHYDRLKQIARDQSGSAVLINTQAGTTASGKTKYVLTMVRDIIDLTTYKPVGFVAVETDLSAVEAYFKHLDQITGGKTTIVDNKNNVIFDSAYENISSSWGDLESIEKSQQDSGNFHINQKGEQYYAIYLTSQKLGWKVYVYVKTKELFSKATKVRNSTLIITFAILLVTLISSVFISLAFTKPLRALTRLMKKVQEGDFTVSFPVRFSDEVGILGLNFNRMIKRIDELIKDVQAASYRKQEAEMEALQAQINPHFIYNTLESLRMKALLNEDREVSQMSLFLGKLLRYSIIQGREIVTVKQEIEHLTNYIKLQNYRFENRFSLHNHIDVKLENYTMIKLVFQPIVENAIFHGLESRSGQGSITISSRVEGEICYFTFADDGIGMTPEMVSQLNSRIQLGNENSSGNRVTGSGIGLRNVNERIKLHFGTKYGLFVYSELGKGAVVQLKLPMMES from the coding sequence ATGCACAAAATTAAATTCAAGTTTTCTAGTCTAGGTATGTCTAAAAAGCTGGTCATTATCTTTGTTTTCATGCTGATTATTCCGATTACCATCTCCGCGCTCGTTTCTTATAACTATTACCGGAAATCAATTGAACAAAATACGGCTGATTACGTTTCACAAACGTCCTTGGAGGTTCTAAATCGAATAGAGGATTATATTGAAGATATGCGCATGATTACGAAGATTCCGATGTACTCCAGCGAGCTTCAGAGCTACATCGCCTCTCCTGAGAATGGAATAGAGAAGGACAGCCGCATCGATTTTTTTATCCGCTTGATGTCCGATATGAAGAAGGGGACGAATGCAGTCTACATTTTCGACAATTATGGCAACACCTTTTACCGCAACAGTCTGAATGGAAATAATAAGGAGATTGCCACGCACTATGACCGGTTAAAGCAAATTGCAAGGGACCAGAGCGGCTCTGCCGTATTAATTAATACGCAAGCGGGCACAACAGCTTCTGGAAAAACGAAATATGTGTTAACGATGGTTCGTGACATCATTGATTTAACGACGTATAAGCCTGTTGGTTTTGTAGCGGTTGAGACGGATTTAAGTGCGGTAGAAGCCTATTTCAAACATCTGGATCAGATTACGGGCGGTAAAACAACGATTGTAGATAATAAAAATAACGTTATTTTTGATAGCGCTTACGAGAATATATCGAGCTCATGGGGAGATTTGGAAAGCATTGAGAAATCACAACAGGATTCGGGCAATTTCCATATTAATCAGAAAGGCGAGCAATATTATGCCATTTATCTAACCTCTCAGAAGCTGGGCTGGAAAGTATATGTATACGTGAAAACAAAGGAATTGTTCAGCAAAGCAACAAAGGTTCGTAATTCCACACTAATTATCACTTTCGCGATTTTGCTCGTTACCTTGATCAGCTCCGTATTCATTTCTTTGGCATTTACCAAACCGCTGCGGGCATTAACTCGGTTGATGAAAAAGGTGCAGGAGGGGGATTTCACCGTCAGCTTCCCTGTCCGATTCTCAGACGAGGTTGGTATATTGGGACTTAATTTTAACCGGATGATCAAACGAATTGATGAATTAATTAAAGACGTACAAGCAGCCTCTTATCGGAAGCAGGAGGCGGAAATGGAAGCACTGCAAGCTCAAATTAACCCGCATTTTATTTATAACACCTTAGAGAGCTTAAGGATGAAGGCGCTGCTTAATGAAGATAGAGAGGTATCCCAAATGTCCTTATTTCTAGGGAAGCTGCTGAGGTACAGCATCATTCAAGGGAGAGAAATCGTGACGGTAAAACAGGAAATCGAGCATCTCACGAACTATATCAAGCTTCAAAACTACCGATTTGAGAATCGGTTTTCCCTGCACAATCACATTGATGTCAAGCTTGAAAACTATACGATGATCAAGCTTGTCTTTCAGCCTATTGTTGAGAATGCCATATTCCATGGTCTCGAGAGTAGGTCGGGCCAGGGCAGCATCACCATTTCATCCAGGGTGGAAGGTGAGATCTGTTACTTTACCTTTGCAGACGATGGCATTGGCATGACACCCGAAATGGTAAGTCAATTGAACAGCCGAATTCAATTGGGGAATGAGAATAGCAGCGGAAACAGGGTTACGGGTAGTGGGATCGGACTCAGAAATGTGAATGAACGTATTAAGCTTCACTTCGGGACCAAGTATGGTTTGTTTGTTTACAGCGAGCTGGGGAAAGGTGCCGTTGTTCAATTGAAGCTGCCCATGATGGAGAGTTGA
- a CDS encoding ADP-ribosylglycohydrolase family protein: MKLTFQEYKSKLEGCWLGKNIGGTLGAPFECKRGVFDVSFYTQELYGEPLPNDDLDLQLIWLNAAEKYGSALNAHILGEYWISYISPNMGEYGAGKNNLRAGIVPPLSGYNHNLYRDSNGAFIRSEIWACLAPGHPEIAVKYAYEDAIVDHSHEGVYAEVFCAAIESAAFVESDTYRLIDIGLSYIPEDSGIAKAVQTAIHSYQSGATWQEARIQVLTAVPGSFGLLSTSAIQPQAEGDIPVGPIGYDAPSNVGIMIIGWLYGEGDFEKSICIATNCGEDADCTAATIGSIMGIILGKEGLPAKWLDPIGDSIKTITLNVCDQGTRIPSTVGELTERVMRLAPEFLGSEYCDLLHAGEGYLIDMNEGDELLDHPVHINAWKDRSFKDTLTLSPFTVKYDFSIFNAFLFYGQEPVVSEGKPRTFKLLIENNLYMQQFIQVKWHVPADWEVTPGAHLGFPLEHYHCNIGMTEIEFTVTGHGLSQPRYDLLIEVTSVGRPTKGIIPIVLINNGY; encoded by the coding sequence ATGAAGCTAACTTTTCAGGAATATAAAAGTAAATTGGAAGGCTGTTGGTTAGGGAAAAATATTGGAGGGACGCTCGGGGCCCCTTTTGAATGTAAACGCGGCGTATTCGATGTTTCGTTTTATACACAGGAGCTGTACGGGGAGCCTTTGCCGAATGATGATTTGGATTTGCAGCTGATCTGGTTGAATGCCGCCGAAAAATATGGAAGCGCTTTGAATGCACATATATTAGGCGAGTATTGGATTTCTTATATCTCTCCTAATATGGGAGAGTATGGAGCAGGGAAAAATAACCTGCGTGCAGGAATTGTGCCTCCATTATCTGGCTACAATCATAACCTGTATCGTGATAGCAACGGTGCATTCATACGCTCCGAAATTTGGGCCTGCCTTGCACCCGGGCATCCGGAAATTGCCGTTAAATACGCCTATGAGGATGCAATCGTCGATCACAGCCATGAAGGAGTCTATGCGGAGGTATTTTGCGCAGCTATCGAAAGTGCAGCTTTCGTAGAAAGCGATACTTACCGATTAATAGACATCGGGCTATCCTATATCCCAGAAGATTCCGGCATTGCAAAGGCCGTACAAACGGCCATTCATTCTTATCAATCTGGAGCTACGTGGCAAGAAGCAAGAATACAGGTATTAACGGCGGTACCTGGAAGCTTCGGGCTGCTGAGTACTTCCGCGATACAGCCTCAAGCTGAAGGTGATATTCCAGTAGGGCCTATCGGTTACGATGCTCCTAGCAATGTTGGCATTATGATTATCGGTTGGTTATATGGTGAAGGTGATTTCGAGAAAAGTATTTGCATCGCCACGAATTGTGGAGAAGACGCAGACTGTACAGCAGCCACGATTGGGTCCATTATGGGTATTATTCTTGGCAAAGAGGGGCTTCCTGCGAAATGGCTCGATCCGATTGGCGACTCCATCAAGACCATAACGCTCAATGTATGTGATCAAGGGACACGTATTCCTTCCACTGTCGGAGAGCTGACTGAACGAGTGATGCGGCTTGCTCCTGAATTTTTAGGCTCCGAGTATTGCGACCTGCTTCATGCAGGGGAAGGTTATCTGATTGACATGAATGAAGGTGACGAGCTTCTTGATCATCCGGTTCACATTAATGCATGGAAAGACAGAAGCTTCAAAGACACGCTAACCCTTAGTCCTTTTACGGTAAAATATGACTTTTCTATTTTCAACGCATTCTTGTTTTATGGACAGGAACCAGTGGTGAGCGAAGGAAAGCCTCGTACCTTTAAGCTGTTGATTGAAAATAATTTATACATGCAGCAATTTATTCAGGTGAAATGGCATGTTCCAGCTGATTGGGAAGTAACACCGGGGGCACATCTGGGCTTTCCTCTAGAGCACTATCATTGCAATATCGGCATGACAGAAATTGAGTTTACTGTAACCGGTCATGGGCTCTCACAACCGAGATATGACCTCTTGATAGAGGTGACATCTGTAGGCCGTCCTACCAAAGGGATAATCCCTATTGTATTAATAAATAACGGCTATTGA
- a CDS encoding S-layer homology domain-containing protein, which produces MKNRWLKLSLVISLAIAVFVPNQASAAPVPVPSYSLMPSTLSIQAGSEFTVRVEGSNIVDLYGYEVNLTYDSTRLQLQETKDKIGSFAIDPIVTQNRIQYASTKIGPVQGDNGSFTLSEFKFKAIATGASSISLTSVKAINSQLLSTVQYPTAGVSIQISSDSSVSGSEVIQGNSTGSTPVKIIDQIAVAKADSNQKFVSILNSEIGSLPLKVQTPLLTINVKPEVIQALRNQLGNVKDALLKVEFLPLVDESGIAETMLKQQHAKVKIIGQPYDISLVLVAPDGRKATAGQVESGIELVFSYLDKEVDSELLGVYYFNEAASSWEYVGGTLDALTGRVAVSLDHLSKYVLLEYNKTFKDIPAAHWASRTLQIMAARHIVQGVTDDEFKPNSSTTRAEFTSLLVRALGMKSEGAAVTSSLFADVAAGAWYAGDVEMAYEAGLINGISEGRFVPNAKITREQMAALIVRAFEWKTKKAMQSLDEPVRYRDANTVSGWAAKEVEMALAAGLMRGKPGELFDPKANSLRVEAAQVMMNLLNQISILEGL; this is translated from the coding sequence ATGAAAAATAGATGGCTGAAATTAAGCTTAGTCATTTCTCTAGCTATTGCTGTTTTTGTACCGAATCAAGCATCAGCAGCACCAGTGCCAGTGCCTTCTTATTCCTTAATGCCTTCGACACTGTCGATTCAGGCTGGCAGCGAGTTCACGGTTAGAGTCGAAGGCAGCAACATCGTCGATCTGTATGGCTATGAGGTAAACCTAACGTACGATTCAACTCGCCTACAGCTTCAGGAAACCAAAGATAAGATTGGCAGTTTTGCTATTGATCCTATCGTTACTCAAAATCGAATTCAATATGCGAGCACCAAGATCGGTCCAGTGCAGGGCGACAATGGATCGTTTACATTAAGTGAATTTAAATTTAAGGCGATCGCTACTGGTGCCTCTTCCATTTCTTTAACGTCTGTCAAGGCGATTAATAGTCAATTGTTATCGACCGTACAATATCCCACAGCTGGAGTTAGCATTCAGATTAGCTCAGATTCTTCTGTCAGCGGCAGTGAAGTCATACAGGGGAATAGCACCGGTTCAACTCCCGTGAAAATAATCGATCAAATTGCTGTTGCGAAAGCTGATTCCAATCAAAAATTCGTTTCTATTCTAAATAGCGAAATTGGAAGCCTGCCGCTTAAAGTACAAACGCCACTTCTGACGATCAACGTCAAGCCGGAAGTGATACAAGCATTGAGAAACCAGTTGGGGAATGTAAAGGATGCCTTACTGAAGGTTGAATTTCTTCCCCTAGTCGATGAGAGCGGAATTGCGGAAACGATGCTGAAGCAGCAGCATGCTAAGGTGAAAATCATTGGACAGCCATATGATATTAGCCTTGTGCTTGTTGCCCCTGATGGGCGGAAAGCCACAGCGGGGCAAGTAGAGTCTGGCATAGAGCTTGTTTTCTCTTACTTGGACAAAGAAGTGGATAGCGAGCTTTTAGGTGTCTATTATTTCAACGAGGCAGCTAGTAGTTGGGAGTATGTGGGTGGTACTCTCGACGCTCTAACAGGTAGGGTAGCTGTTTCGCTTGATCATTTGAGCAAATATGTTTTGCTGGAGTACAACAAAACCTTCAAGGATATTCCTGCTGCCCACTGGGCATCCCGAACGTTACAGATCATGGCAGCCCGGCATATAGTTCAAGGTGTGACGGATGACGAGTTTAAGCCAAACTCATCCACGACTAGAGCCGAATTCACATCGTTATTAGTCAGAGCACTTGGTATGAAATCAGAAGGTGCAGCTGTTACTTCTTCATTATTTGCCGACGTTGCAGCTGGGGCCTGGTATGCGGGCGACGTGGAAATGGCTTACGAAGCAGGGTTAATCAACGGAATTTCTGAAGGGCGATTCGTCCCAAATGCTAAGATTACACGCGAGCAGATGGCTGCCCTTATCGTAAGGGCATTCGAATGGAAAACCAAGAAAGCTATGCAATCATTGGATGAGCCAGTAAGGTATCGTGACGCTAACACTGTTTCCGGTTGGGCAGCCAAAGAAGTTGAAATGGCACTTGCTGCGGGTTTAATGAGAGGTAAGCCAGGCGAGCTATTTGATCCAAAGGCGAATTCGCTTCGTGTTGAAGCGGCGCAGGTTATGATGAATCTCTTGAACCAAATATCCATACTTGAAGGACTATAA